The Saccopteryx leptura isolate mSacLep1 chromosome 2, mSacLep1_pri_phased_curated, whole genome shotgun sequence genome has a window encoding:
- the LOC136393316 gene encoding carbonyl reductase [NADPH] 3 has product MSSCSRVALVTGGNKGIGFAITRELCRQFSGDVMLTARDEARGRAAVQKLQAEGLSPRFHQLDIDDLQSIRALRDFLLKEYRGLNVLVNNAGIAFKIDDPTPFDIQAEITLKTNFFATRNICTELLPIIKPHGRVVNISSLQGSKALENCSEDLQEKFRCETLTEEDLVDLMKKFVEDTKNEVHEREGWPNFAYGVSKLGVTVLSRILARHLNEKRKADRILLNACCPGWVKTDMAGDYGTRTVEEGAETPVYLALLPPDATEPHGQLVRDKVVQNW; this is encoded by the exons atGTCGTCCTGCAGCCGTGTGGCGCTGGTGACCGGAGGCAACAAGGGCATCGGCTTCGCCATCACGCGGGAGCTGTGCCGGCAGTTCTCGGGCGATGTGATGCTCACCGCGCGGGACGAGGCGCGGGGCCGGGCGGCCGTGCAGAAGCTGCAGGCCGAGGGCCTGAGCCCGCGCTTCCACCAGCTGGACATCGACGACCTGCAGAGCATCCGCGCCCTGCGCGACTTCCTACTCAAGGAGTACCGGGGGCTCAACGTGCTAGTCAACAACGCGGGCATCGCCTTTAAGA TTGATGATCCAACGCCCTTTGACATTCAAGCTGAGATAACACTGAAGACAAACTTTTTTGCCACAAGAAATATCTGCACTGAGTTACTGCCGATAATAAAACCTCATG GCAGAGTGGTGAATATCAGTAGTCTACAGGGTTCCAAAGCTCTTGAAAACTGCAGTGAAGATCTGCAGGAGAAGTTTCGCTGTGAGACCCTCACGGAGGAGGACTTGGTGGACCTCATGAAAAAGTTTGTGGAGGATACAAAGAATGAAGTGCATGAGAGAGAAGGCTGGCCCAACTTTGCTTATGGCGTGTCCAAGTTGGGGGTCACAGTCTTATCACGAATCCTGGCCCGGCATCTGAATGAGAAGAGAAAAGCAGATAGGATTCTGCTAAATGCGTGCTGCCCCGGGTGGGTGAAGACAGACATGGCTGGAGATTACGGCACCAGGACTGTGGAGGAGGGGGCTGAGACCCCTGTCTACTTGGCCCTCTTGCCACCAGATGCTACCGAGCCACACGGCCAACTAGTCCGTGACAAAGTTGTCCAAAACTGGTGA